The window ATTTAATGCGAGAGTAATTCAGTGGTAGAATGCCGTCACGCAAAATGCGTGACTGGACGTCGCGAGTAAGATTACAAAGATAACTGATACCTAGTCTGAGAAGTAATAAGACAGTATTTAAATGCGAGAGTAATTCAGTGGTAGAATGCCAGCTTCCCAAGCTGGACGTCGCGGGTTCGACCCCCGTCTCTCGCTCAGAAGATCATTAGGAAACGTCATTCGGACGGAGTTCGGAATGGCGTTTTTTGTTATAACCAGAGACCTAGAGTGAGACGCGAACTGTTTTTTAGTTTAGTATTTTTGCTTAGTTGTACCGGTTGCACATCGGTGTCATCCATGTCTCCTGAAGAGCGGCATGATCGAGCCGAACAATATGTAGCGAAGGCGCGTTTATTTTATTTACAAGGCGATATGGAAGAAGCATTGGAATCATACTCACAAGCTTTGCAGTACGATTCATCACATACCGAAGCGCTGTTGGGTTCAGCCGAAATATGGACGCAGCAAAAACGTTACAACGACATTCTAATCGCTCTTCGAAATTTATCGTCTAAAAACCCGCGCACGGCGTATTTACGCGGGCAAGCCTACTTCGCAACATCCAGATATAATGAAGCGCTGGTTGATCTTTTATCGGTTTTAAAACATCCGGCTTACGGGTTATTGGCTTTACGCATGACGATCAGTTCGTATGCCCGCAATGGTGCTTATGCGCAGGCTGTTGATTTACTCGACAAAGAATTGCCTTCGCATGATCCGGCGACTGTTCGCGATTTGATCTTGGAACGGGAACGTTTGCATGATGCGCTTTTGATGGCCGAACCGATGCGGGGGTTTGAGGAAAAAAAATTAACCGTTCTGGAAAAACAATCGACGATTACACGAAGCGATTTGGCGTTTCTAGCGGTAACGTTATTGAGCTTGAAAAAAGATAGCGCCGGTTTGGCATTTCGTGACGTACCGGCTCAGGACACGATGGCGTTGTATTACCGAACCGCGATACGGTGCGGCTTTTTAGAAATATTACCGGATGGAAAATTTTATCCGGACCACATCATACGTCGCCGCAACCTTGCGCATTATATGTATCGTTTATTAAGAGCGCCGGAAGTCAAGCTCACCGCGTCCCCATGGTCCGATATTGATCCGCGTGATCCGATTTTTGCAGCAGCCCTGTGGGCTCATCAAAATAAAGTGCTTACACCACAAACTGGAACCCAATTTGGAGTGGATAAGCCTGTAACCGGATTGGAAGTTAAAAAAGCGTTAGAGCGTCTGGCGCTTTTGCGGGTCGAATTTTTTAAGTAGAATTGAAAACAGAAACTTATTGTTCCGCGTAGTTTGTGCTTATATATTGTTTGGTGCATTTAAAATAACCGAGGGTTCCTGTGTCTGATTCGTCACAAAAAGTCGTGTATGATCCGTTGATTGAAATCATCAATCACTTTGCTTCTAAAAAAAATGAAGCCAGCGTGTCTAAATCAACAACCGCCGCCACGGTCGAAGAACGGTTGAAAAACCGGATTATCGAAGGTGAAAAAAAAGGTTTGGATGATGATCTCAAATTGGCCATGCAAAATTATAAACCGCTTGAAATTATCAATACCATTCTCCTCGAAGGAATGAAAGTCGTAGGCGATTTGTTCGGCAAAGGCGAGATGCAGCTGCCTTTTGTTTTGCAATCGGCGGAAGTGATGAAAACCGCCGTGGCTTACCTGGAACCGTTTATGGAAAAATCATCCGGTTCTCAAAAAGGTACGATGGTGCTTGCTACGGTCAAAGGCGATGTGCACGATATCGGAAAAAATCTCGTGGATATCATTCTGACCAATAACGGATATAAAGTCATCAATCTCGGTATTAAAGTACCGGTAGAAACTATGCTGCAATCGCTGCATGAGCACAAAGCCGACGCGATCGGGATGAGTGGGCTTCTGGTAAAGTCAACTCTGATCATGAAAGAAAATCTTGAAGTGATGGCCGAACGCGGCATACAGGTTCCCGTTTTGCTGGGCGGTGCAGCGTTGACTCGTCGTTACGTAGAGGAAGATTTACGTTCCGTGTATGAGGCGCCGTTGTTTTATTGCGAAGATGCATTTTCAGGATTACGCGTTATGGAGCGTATTGCCAGTGGTGAACCGCTGCGGGCGGAAACGCAGGCGGACGTGCTCACGCAACCCGCAACTACAGTGGCCGAAACGATCAAACGTATTCGTATCGTACGTCATCAGTGGAATAAGGCCTTAGACTATATCACCGATTTGGATTTCGTCGTACAAAACACATTTGGTCGTTGGTCCGTGCGTGATGTGATCGCTCACTTTATCGGGTGGGAAAGAATACTGATCGAACGATTGGGTCACGTAAAAAACAACAATGCGGAGGGCGTGGCCGTATTTACGGATGAAGGCGTGGACGAAGTCAATACGCAGTGGGTGACCCGTTTCAAAGAAAGCGACCGATCCGAAGTGATGGACGAATGGAATGCGGCACAATCCGATTTACAACACATCATCCAATCGCTGACGGATTCGATGTTAGCCTCACAAGCGCGGGGGCGAACCGTATCTGAAATCATCGCGGGCTCTTCATTTGCACATGAATACGAGCATTTGCAGAAAGTGCAATCCTGGCTTCAAACTTTCCAAACTGCGTCGACGAGTACCGTCGGTGTACCGCGTGTTCGTTCCGATGTGAAGCCCTCATCGTCTATTCCGAATCCGCCTTTTTGGGGGGATCGCGTAGTCGAAGATATTTCGTTAACGGACATTTTTCCGTTTGTCAACGAAGTCGCTTTATTTCGCGGTCAGTGGCAGTTTACCAGAGGAAAAATGAGCGGCAGTGAATATCAGAGTTTCGTAGATGCGAAAGTACGCCCCGTATTTGATGCGTGGAAAAAACGCGCTTTGGAAGAAAAACTTCTTATTCCCAAAGTCGTTTACGGATATTTTCCTTGCCAATCGGATTGGAATGATCTGGTTATTTATGAAAACGACCATACTACCGAAAAATTACGTTTTACATTTCCGCGTCAGTCGGACAATCATCACTACTGTATTTCTGATTTTTTTGCGCCTAAAGAATCCGGCAAAATGGACGTGATCGGATGTATGCTGGTCACGGTCGGACAACAAGCGTCAGATTTTTCAGCGCAACTTTTCGAATCGGATAATTACGCCGATTATCTTTATTTTCACGGCCTCAGCGTGGAAACGGCCGAAGCGTTGGCTGAATATTGGCATCGCCAAATGCGACTGGAGTTAGGCATTGCGAGCGGAGATCATAGCGACACCAAAAAACTCTTTCAGCAATCGTATCAGGGCTCACGTTATAGTTTTGGGTATCCGGCATGCCCTCATCTGGAAGATCAAAGTAAATTGTTTACACTGCTAGACCCTAAACGCATAGGCATCACACTGACCGATGAGTATCATCTTGTACCCGAACAATCTACCAGTGCGATCATCGTTCATCATCCGGAAGCCAAATATTTTAATATATAACGAGGATTACATTTGAAACGCAATTTAATGCTTGGCATCACCGCGGCTTTGTTTATTGCCAGCTGTACTAAAACAGAGTTACCAACTATGAATACGATAGCAGAACATTATGTGCGTCTGATCCTTAAAATAGGACTGCACGATGGCGATTATGTGGATGCGTATTACGGGCCGGACAGCCTCAAACCGAAATCGGATGCGGCTTTACTTAAAACCGAATATCCGTTAACCGTTCTGCTCACGGAGTGTGATCAACTTCTTGCGCAACTGGCTCAAATAAAACCCGATCCGAAGCAACGCATGGACGGATTACGTCATACGTATTTGATTAAACAATTGACCGCGGCGCGTACGAAAATCGAAATGCTCAATGGAAAGAAATATTCGTTTGATGAAGAATCGCGTTTGCTTTATGATGCCGTCGCACCGACGTACGATTCGACCCATTTCCGAGCGATCCTCACGGAGCTGGAGCAAAAAATGCCGGGCCATGGCAATCTCACGGATCGTCTCGAAGAATTTCGCAAGGCTTTTATTATTCCCAAAGATAAGCTGGATGTGGTTTTCCAGGCGGCTATCAAAGAAGGACGCCGCCGCACTCAGCAGTATATCCCGCTGCCGGAAAAAGAAAATTTTACGGTCGAGTATGTAAACAATAAACCCTGGAGCGGATACAATTGGTATAAAGGCGGGGCTTACAGTTTGATTCAGGTGAATACCGACTTGCCGATTTTTATTGATCGTGCTGTGGATCTGGCCTGTCACGAAGGGTATCCTGGTCATCATGTTTACAATGCGTTACTTGAAAAGACACTCGTACGGGATCGGGGTTGGATCGAATTTACGGTCTATCCTTTGTTCAGTCCGCAGTCGCTGATTGCCGAAGGCAGCGCCAACTATGGTATTGAGATGGCCTTGCCCGGTGCGGAGCGCATGAAATTTGAAAAAGAAGTATTATTTCCGCTCGCCGGGATAGATGCCAAGCGCGTTGACGAATACTATGCCGTGCAGGCGCTTGTTGGAAAAATAAGTTATGCGGGCAATGAAGCCGCACGCGGTTTTATCAACGGTACAATGACACGCGAGCAAGCCATTGACTGGATGGTCACGTACGGCATGTACGCACGGGAGCGCGCAGAGCAACGCTTGCGTTTTATCGAACGCTACCGCAGTTATGTGATTAATTATAATTACGGCCTTGATTTGGTTCGCGGCTATATTGAAAAGAATGGCGGCACCTCGGACAAACCGGAAACGCGGTGGAAATTGTTTGAGAAGCTACTGTCAGAACCCACCATGCCGTCGGCGCTCCAATGAAAAAAGACAGTTCATACCCGCTTATTTGGGCAACGGTGATGAAAATTCCTAAAGGCAAAGTCGCAGCCTACGGTCAGATCGCTTATATCGCGGGACTGGGCCGACAGCCAAGATTGGTGGGGTATGCGCTGCATAATATTCCCGAAGGCATGGATATACCGTGGCATAGGGTGATCAATGCGCAAGGTAAAATTTCTTTTCCTAAAGGAAGCCGGCATTACGAGCGGCAAAAAAAAATGCTTAAAACCGAAGGTATCGAGTTTAATGGGGAGAAAATAAATCTCGATCGTTTTGGTTGGGATCCGGAGTAGGGAATGGATTTTTTTGATTTGTTTCTTTGGTATTCCGC of the bacterium genome contains:
- a CDS encoding tetratricopeptide repeat protein encodes the protein MSPEERHDRAEQYVAKARLFYLQGDMEEALESYSQALQYDSSHTEALLGSAEIWTQQKRYNDILIALRNLSSKNPRTAYLRGQAYFATSRYNEALVDLLSVLKHPAYGLLALRMTISSYARNGAYAQAVDLLDKELPSHDPATVRDLILERERLHDALLMAEPMRGFEEKKLTVLEKQSTITRSDLAFLAVTLLSLKKDSAGLAFRDVPAQDTMALYYRTAIRCGFLEILPDGKFYPDHIIRRRNLAHYMYRLLRAPEVKLTASPWSDIDPRDPIFAAALWAHQNKVLTPQTGTQFGVDKPVTGLEVKKALERLALLRVEFFK
- a CDS encoding MGMT family protein, whose amino-acid sequence is MKKDSSYPLIWATVMKIPKGKVAAYGQIAYIAGLGRQPRLVGYALHNIPEGMDIPWHRVINAQGKISFPKGSRHYERQKKMLKTEGIEFNGEKINLDRFGWDPE
- a CDS encoding B12-binding domain-containing protein; amino-acid sequence: MSDSSQKVVYDPLIEIINHFASKKNEASVSKSTTAATVEERLKNRIIEGEKKGLDDDLKLAMQNYKPLEIINTILLEGMKVVGDLFGKGEMQLPFVLQSAEVMKTAVAYLEPFMEKSSGSQKGTMVLATVKGDVHDIGKNLVDIILTNNGYKVINLGIKVPVETMLQSLHEHKADAIGMSGLLVKSTLIMKENLEVMAERGIQVPVLLGGAALTRRYVEEDLRSVYEAPLFYCEDAFSGLRVMERIASGEPLRAETQADVLTQPATTVAETIKRIRIVRHQWNKALDYITDLDFVVQNTFGRWSVRDVIAHFIGWERILIERLGHVKNNNAEGVAVFTDEGVDEVNTQWVTRFKESDRSEVMDEWNAAQSDLQHIIQSLTDSMLASQARGRTVSEIIAGSSFAHEYEHLQKVQSWLQTFQTASTSTVGVPRVRSDVKPSSSIPNPPFWGDRVVEDISLTDIFPFVNEVALFRGQWQFTRGKMSGSEYQSFVDAKVRPVFDAWKKRALEEKLLIPKVVYGYFPCQSDWNDLVIYENDHTTEKLRFTFPRQSDNHHYCISDFFAPKESGKMDVIGCMLVTVGQQASDFSAQLFESDNYADYLYFHGLSVETAEALAEYWHRQMRLELGIASGDHSDTKKLFQQSYQGSRYSFGYPACPHLEDQSKLFTLLDPKRIGITLTDEYHLVPEQSTSAIIVHHPEAKYFNI